One genomic segment of Centropristis striata isolate RG_2023a ecotype Rhode Island chromosome 11, C.striata_1.0, whole genome shotgun sequence includes these proteins:
- the tcea1 gene encoding transcription elongation factor A protein 1 translates to MGKKEEEEIIRIAKKMDKMAQKKNGAGALDLLKELRSIPMTLELLQSTRIGMSVNAIRKQSTDDEVTSLAKSLIKSWKKLLDEPGNGEKPSDEKRKEQTTPVVSPSQGSPEAKEESSSSSNSSSKSEPAELSTNTLINTFPRAPGTSDSIRIKCRELLSAALQTGDDYIAIGGDCDELGAQIEEVIFQEFKNTDMKYKNRVRSRISNLKDVKNPNLRRTVLCGSVTPERMAKMTAEEMASDELKEMRKNLTKEAVRDHQMATTGGTQTDLFTCGKCKGKCCTYTQVQTRSADEPMTTFVFCNQCGNRWKFC, encoded by the exons ATGGGcaaaaaggaggaagaggagatcaTCAGAATTGCGAAGAAGATGGATAAAATGGCGCAGAAGAAAAACGGG GCTGGAGCTTTGGACCTATTGAAGGAGTTGCGAAGTATCCCTATGACTCTTGAGCTGCTTCAG TCTACCAGAATTGGGATGTCTGTTAACGCTATCCGTAAGCAGAGCACAGACGACGAGGTGACATCTCTCGCCAAGTCCTTGATCAAATCGTGGAAGAAGCTTTTGG ATGAGCCTGGTAACGGAGAAAAGCCTTCAGATGAAAAGCGGAAAGAACAAACAACGCCTGTTGTTTCTCCCTCCCAGGGAAGCCCCGAGGCAAAAGAAGAAAG cagctccagcagtAACTCCAGCAGCAAGAGTGAGCCCGCTGAACTTTCAACCAACACATTGATCAACACCTTTCCTCGTGCCCCCGGCACCTCTGACTCCATCAGGATCAAATGCAGAGAGTTGCTGTCCGCAGCTCTGCAGACTGGAG acgATTATATTGCTATTGGTGGTGATTGTGATGAACTTGGAGCACAAATTGAGGAAG TTATCTTTCAAGAGTTTAAGAACACAGACATGAAATACAAGAACCGCGTGCGGAGCCGAATCTCGAACTTGAAGGATGTGAAGAACCCTAATTTAAGGAGGACTGTGCTCTGTGGGAGCGTAACCCCGGAGAGGATGGCTAAGATGACCGCAGAG GAAATGGCCAGTGATGAGCTTAAGGAAATGAGAAAGAATTTGACCAAAGAGGCTGTCAGGGACCACCAGATGGCCACCACTGGAGGCACTCAGACTGATCTGTTCACCTGTGGAAAGTGCAAGGGGAAGTGCTGCAcctacacacag GTTCAAACTCGCAGTGCTGATGAACCTATGACCACGTTTGTCTTCTGCAATCAATGCGGAAATAGATGGAAG TTCTGCTGA